GTGGAGGTGTCCGAGGTGAATGAGGTAGGGCATTGAAAGGAAGTTAGAGTTGGAGGAACCAGTGGCCTGGGTAAGAATGAGGAAAAATTGTCAGAGGAGTTAGTTCCTGGGGACTGTTATGGAAGTAAAGAAAGGTCTCAGGGAAGTCCAAGAGGAAAGTGCAGGAGGGTTCCAAAGAAGTTTCTTTCAGAATAACCAGGGAGGAAATGAGGTTTGAGAGAGACACAATAGGGAGATCAAATGGGTTTCTGTAGAGGGTAAAGGTGTTTGAGGGTAGAATTCAGGGTCTAAAGAGGCCTCCCTGAGTCCGTATGGCCCCCTCCCAAGCAGTGGTCTTGAGCCACCAGCGAAGGCATCTTCAACTCCTTCGGATCCGCCAGCAGGAGGCCAAGTTGCACCGGACATCCCCTGGGGTGGGGCTCTGTGAAGGCAGCTACCGGCGGCAGCTTACCCCCAACACCCGGAGCCCTGCTGATAGTCTGGCTCCCGTGAGTGAGGGGACGGCACAcctggggatggggcagagggcaCATGGGGATGGTTGCGGTCAGGGTCAGGGATGGGGGGTTCTGACCCAGGCCCTACCTTCTGCCCTCTTTGCCCTGTGCCTCTCCAGAGTTATCTCCAGAGCCTTCGAGAGCGCCAACTGGGACCAGGCCCCCAGGCCACAGCCCCCCACACTGTCCTGGACCTGGATTCTGACTGTGGTTCCACTGTACCCCTCACCACACCTTCTGGTTCCACCCAGACCTGAGCCTAAACCTCCACTGATGCTTCGACCCCTAGCAAGGACCTTGGAACACCAAGTGTGCAGGGCCTGAGCCCACAGGACCCACACACAAACTTCCCCACCTCTGTCACGGGGGATAGAATCTGTATTGCAACCCAGACCAGTCCTGTAGGGATATGTTTCAGGGACAGATAAAGGGGAAtcttgtggggaggggagaggaatggAAGGATGAGTACCTACCTCTGTCCAATAATAGACGTGCCCTGACCAGTAACTGGCTTCCTAATTCCCTCCAAACCAAGGAGGGCCCTTACCCAAAGAGCCTTTTACATACTTGCCTCAGTGTGCCTCACAATGGTAGAATAGGGGGTTTTGTTGTAGGACCTACAGAAAACCAGGAAGCTCCCTAAAGCACTTGATAGCTATTTGATGGGGAGAAGGGCACAGAGGAGCTCCTGGCTTCCATAGGCTCAAGTCCCATTCTCCTACCTCATTTGGGAATACCGTCCTCCATggtgcttccctttctctccttaatGTGGGGAAGACCACGGGGCAATGCATGGCACAACCTGCCTCCCCCCACAGCTGTCTACTTCTCCAAGGGGAGACCATTGGCACACATGCCAGAGTCTTGCCCTTTTGCCCAAAGCAGCCTGGTCTTCACCGCTGCATGGGAGACAAGTGCCTTCTCTGCTTCTCATTGTAGGTGATGCTAATCTCCTTCACTAGAACTTTGTCCCAGCCACTAACCCATTCTAACTCCCTCCTCTGATTCTCCTGCTCAGAGTCTGTTCCCTGGTTCCCCGGACAGCATGAAGGAAGATGTGTTCCTCCCCTGGGCAACAAAGCTatgatgggagggaggaagaacatCGAGCACGTGAATAAAATGGCATTGAACACTGAACCAGGGAGTCCAGCCTCTGCTGTTgctgctcttttctttctctgcaccCCCAAACAGTTAGCCAGACTGATAAGTGTTCTGGTCCCCTAAAGATGTGATACGGCTATCCTCACCAGACTGGACTACCGGACTCTCacagctacacacacacatagccagAGGAAGAGCTGTTcagtcctcttcttttttttttttttttaatttgacagagatcacaagtaggcagagaggcaggcagagagagagagaggaggaagcaggctccctgccaagcagagagcccgatgcggggctcgatcataggaccctgggatcatgacctgagccgaaggcagaggctttaacccactgagccacccaggtgccccgtgttcaGTCCTCTTTAACGAACATGGAGTTAGCCTTTATTAAGCACAaatgtgccagacattgtgccCTGCACTTCACAAAAAGTATTTCATTTAATGCAAACACCCTGCGGGACTAGTATTAACCTTATTGAGCAGATGGGGAATCTGAGGCTCAATgaggttaattaacttgcccaaagtcataagCAAGTAAATGTGATTCTTGAAGGGTTCCAAAGCCCTTGCTCATTTTACTGGCCATGCCATTTTCTTGCACTTTGTCTGGGAAGAATGGGACCCAGGCATTTAGCTTCCCAGCTATTGCCACCCATCAGCCAAGGTCCTCAGGGATGCCTTCCTTCTACTGAGGTCTTCCAGACAGTAGGTAACACAGTTGGAAGGTGCTATGTGGGATGAGCGAAGGAATGTATAGAGTTGGGAGCTGACCCAGAGTTAGGGAGTCACTGCCCAGGAGGGCAAGAGCACAGAGGAGTGGTGGCTGGAGCTGGGAACTTTCGAGCCCTGAAGTCTATTGTTCATCCCCCTGCTGCAGCCCCGCAGCCTAGGGAGCGGACATTTGACTCCTCTCAGGCCTCTGGGCCAGTGACATTACCAAGGAATGAAAGGGTGGGGGAGCCTGTGGCTGAGGGGCTAATGTCCAAGATAGGGTCTCTGGGTGGGTGGTCAGTGTTCAAGGTGGTACCTATGGCTGAGGAAGTGGAACCCAAGGTGCTTCCTATGGCAGAGTTGTCAGTGCCTGAGGATGAAGAAGTAAGTGGCATCTCCCCCTGACAGAGTAGGGTCTGTTGTCTAGGGATGACAGTGCATCCAGTGGCGGGCGGTATCTCTGGGATAGCCTTTCTCTCCTCGGAGGTGCCTGTTGAGGCGCCAGTATTGTTTACCCTTGAAGAAATAGACCTGGCCATCCCGCCAGCTCATAGCAGCAGAGGGCTGGTTTGGTGCTCCAGTAAACAAGCCTTTGATTGGTTTAGGGTAGTGGCTGAAGTCAGTTCGGGCCAGCTCGTCCCACTGCTAGTACCCGGAGCCCTAGGAGTAGGGTGGGTagggagaagaagaggatgaAGAGGATAAGGAGAGAACTTAAGTATCCCCAGATCTACCCCCAGCTGCAAACGATCTCCCTTCAAGAGCAAGTCCGCTTCTCAGTGTGATGTAGCTCACCCCTCCGAGGAAGAGATTTGCCCTTGTTTTGAACTTTGTACCTTAAAGAGGAACACCTTTTGGTTGAAAGGCCAATAGAGAGCTGCATCCAGGTTGGGTTCTACCCTGTTCAGCTTCTTGGGGAAGCCAGGAAACATCTTGAAATTAATATAGCGCCACACCTTGTCTCCTGAGAGCAGGTAAGGAAAGAACATGTTACGTCTGTCTCCAGGTGATAGCTTTTGGTTCTCCCATTCCACCCTTCCAGAAACTCcgcatctctccctcccttttaTGGCTTTTTTAATCGTAGGCCCTCCTCAGGTAACACACCGTAAAGCAGTCCCTTTTACCTTTAAAGAAGTGAATCCATTGTGTTCGAGGAGAGTAGACAGCAGCATCTAGGTTTCCTGGGAGCCCCTCCCAAAGGGCAGACACTTGGAACAAGGGACCCAGCCCTGAATCGGTCACCGTCCACACATAGTTCCCCTTGAAGGCATAAGTCTTCCCGCGGGGCCCTGAGGGTAAAGTGTGGACAAGTCAAAAAGACTTGGGTCAAATAAAGACTTACGGCACCGCAGGCAGGTTGATAATTTGCTCTCCTCCCACAGCCTGGGCCTCAAAACTTCACTCAACTTTAATTTAAAGAGAGGATTAAGGTAGAGAGGGAAGACTCCATATTCAGCCTCTTTGTTATTCAGACCACTTCAGCTCTGATTcactcaataaaacaaaaaccctgcaGATAGCTCACCTTTGGGGACCTCACCTCCCATTCCAAGTAGCTTCCAAGTTGTCCTTCCATGCAGGTATGATACCTTCTCTAATAAACATTCTAGGAAATAGAGTTTTCTTCACCTTGCTGTATTAGCAGATATGTTTTTGGTGGCCCTTAGAGGGAAGCAACTGAGGTAAATGCCCACCTAGCCCACCTTTAATTTGGCTCTGAAGCCTTCCTCTCCATGCCACGTGCTTTCTTCCATGGCCACTAACCCctgtctgtattctttttttttttttaagattttatttatttatttgacagagagagaggtcacaagtaggcagagaggcaggcagagagagaggaggaagcaggctccctgcagagcagagagcccgatgcggggctcgatcccaggaccctgagatcatgacctgagccaaaggcagcggcttaatccactgagccacccaggcgccccacccctgtCTGTATTCTAACCTCTTCTGCTCATGCTGAGGTCCCACATCATTCCCATTTGTCCAGGTCTCAAGATCCGTGGGCTGCTGCCACTGCCTGCCTATAGCCTGGAGGGGAAAGGCCTCACCCAACATCATGGCATCCAGTTCACCACTGCAGGGGTCTGGCATGGGACTGGGTTCTGTGGGTACATGTGGTACAGTAGGGAgctccatttcttcttcctcatctatCTCTGGGTTCTTCTTTCCTGCAAGGCCACATAATGCTGCTTAAGGAGAGAACTCACAGCACCTGGCCTCCCCACTCTTCTATAAGTTTGCCTCAGAGTCCCCATAGAAAGTGGAAAAGGGAATCCTAGAGAATTTCTCTTGGTGGGAGGCAAGATCGTATTGATATCGACAGGAGACACGTTTTAGTTTTGAGAGGCaccagaaaggaggaaggaagtttGCTGGAACACTGATTCTTCTTCATCCCCAAGAACGggtaagaggagagagaggccTGAAAGGAAGGTCAGACATGGAAGTGTCAGAAAAACAACTCCTGAAAATGAAGAAGCCTAAATAACtgggcaggaggaagagaaagaagccaagtcATTTCCCACCATGGAGGTTAGACCAGTCTCTTCAGCCTGAAGAGATGCTGGTCACACTCACTGACCTCAGGATCACTAGGGGTCATGATTAGCCGTAACCTGAGGGAAAAAAACTAACCGTAGAGAGCCTGAATCCCTGCCACATCATCTGGGTGCAGCTTGAAGTGGGGCCGGTAGCCGGCATAGACAGGGGCCATGAGGGCCTGGGTATATCGAGAGTGCCCAAGCCCCAGGGCATGGCCCAGTTCGTGGGCTGCGATGATGCGCAGGTTCACCCCCCAGTAAGTTCTCTCAGTCCAGAGTTCATCTTCATCAAAGTGCACACTGCCCAGCTCTGGGATGTCAGCATGGGCCAGGACCCTCCCTGGACAAAGACAAAGGTGGACAGGAAGAAGGTCAGAGTCTCCTAGGCTAAAGCATCCCCTGCATGTTATAAACCCCAGTTTCTCCATTCCCTTAAATTTCCAACTGTATTCAGTCTCTCAGATGCCTCTCTCTCAATTTTCACCTCCCCTTGTCATCACCCAGTTCTCTCTGCATTGCCCATCCCTCTGTCTCTATACTTCTCAACCACTCTCTTCTCTCTGGCCCAGTCCTCTCTGAGGGGTGTCTTGAGCAGGGGAACTTAAACCAAGGACTAAAGCATAAGCTTCAAAGAGGAAGTTTGATAAGACCCCAGGGAGGTGACCAGCTGCTCGCTAAGAGAATATTAGAAGGTGGTTAGAGAGCATAGGGTGCAGCTGGGCATAGGGAGCAGCCTGAACATTAAGGTTGCAGAGTCACTGGCTCAAGGGGACAGAGATCATCTCAAATGTCTGTGAGGTGAGAACCGAGAGCTGGTGCCTACCAGGCCCATCAAAGGAATTGGAGCAGTATGGTGTCTGACGGCCATGGAAGGAGAGACGGATGTCAGCGAAGCCAGCCTGCACCTCCTGGAAGGTCAGGGGGGCCACATTGCTCCAGTACTGGAAGGCTTGAAGTAGGGCAGCCCGGGCTGTGTGGGGCTGGAGGGTGGAAGGCAGGTTCAAGATGCGGAAGGTCAGGTGCTTCTTTCTCCAGTGGCCTGATTATtggacagaaaatagattagaaaCAGAGATCCTCTGCCAACCCCAAAGAGATCCCCTGAGTCTAGGCATTCACTCAAAAAAGTTATGTCTCCAGGCAGGCAATGATCAGTTAATCACCAGGTGATCACCCATTCAACACCGAGCTGGACCAGCCTGTCCCAATGCCACCTGTACTCCAGAGCTATGCCAcagcctcctttccctccctttcccagtTTAGTCCTCACCCAGCAGGAGGTATTTAAGGGTCTTCTGGTTGAAGGGGTCCTCCAGGCCACAACGGGGCTGCCCCATGCGGGCCCTTGTGGCATCATCCAGCTGATCTGAGATTGGCAGCTCAGATGCTTCCTGAAAAGCTctgaaaagagggagagggatgggccCAGCAGGGCTGAGGAGTCTGGAATGACTGGAAACTGGGGATAGCTCTTTGGCCCCTTCTGCCCACAGTGGTAAGTGAGAATGGCACAGGATCTCTGAAACTGATGGGGTCACTCCCGTATCCAATATTCATAATTAGGACTTTCTCTTCTGTTCTGCAGAAATAGCAATACTCCAGCTTCACCTCCCCATCTTCAGTCTCTTATCTGTGTAAGGTTTCCCTCAAGTGTAGCCTTCTTCCCCTACTGCAATTTCCAAACTTCTTCTGCTCTGGGGAagtgccccaccccctgctctggAGACTCTCCCACCACTGGTCCAGCCCGAGAGCCTGTCCTCCCTCAGCCTTCTCCTCCTGTCTGGactcccctcccagcccagcctgcTCTGGGGCAATTTCAAAGCTCAGGCCCTGTAGGCACTACGGCTTTTCAAGGAACTGTGAACACAGctgagagcagaaagaaaaactacCTCTAAGAtccaaaataggaaaagaaaacttcaaaatagaaataaatgctgAGTTAGATGTCCACAAAAAGCAACATCATCCCAACAACTCAACTCCAGATCAACTCAACTCATAGTTCTATCTGTAAATTATGCTTTATGTGGGATGTCGCTAATAGTATATTGGATACAATGTGGAATGGAGCCTCCAAAGGCATGCTCAGGGTCTAGGAAGATCCCATGACGGCTCCTCATCTTTGAATCCCCATCTCATTCCATGCCCCACCCCCCTAAGAGTGATAGCAACCCATTCCCTAGCTCCCCAACATGGATTGGGGTCAGGCAGAAGTGGGCCTGGTgagaggaagggatggaaaaagaagatggaaagatGACCTTGCAACCTTGACCCTTAATAAGGCATGTGCCTTATGACCTCTCACCTCAGAGCCTCCATAATATCTTCTGGCCTGAAGTCATCAGGTCTTTCTAGAGGCTTCTGTAGGTACCCATATTGCAACAGGTAATCCTATGATGGCGGTCATGGTAAGCAGAATAAAAGGGGAATGAGTGTCAGGGTAAAACTTCTCCGTGGCCTAAAAGACCCATGAGGATAGGAGGGGACAGACATGGAAGGACTAAAGGAAGGGCATCTCAGGGAAGGGGCTCAGGTGGAACAAAGGCAAGAAGTGTGAGATGAGTAGGAGTAGATCATGgagcagaagaaggaagagaaaggcagGTTGAAGGTCAGGAGGGAGGCTTGGGTGGGACTGTGGCATAGTACCCCAATCCCTTCAGGGCCTGGGTCCCTCCTTCACTGGAGGACTCACCACTGCTGTCTCTTTCCCTGCAGGCCCCAGGGCCCGGGCTGAGACTGTCATAGGGAGTAAGAAGCCCAGCCACAGCCACTGCCAGTCCATGGTCGAACCAGGCAACAACTCCAGAGGCCGTCTGGGCCTTCTGCCCTGAGATCTCTGGGAACTTAGGGGAGCAGgattgggtgggtgggggggctccTGCCTCCAGTTCCTTCCACTCTCCAGTCTCTGGCCCTCTTTATAAAACTTCAGAGGAGGGAAATTGGGGGGAGTGGCAGTGGGAGATGACTCAGCCCAGAGATATGTTGCAATTCACCATTAACCCCTGCCCTGCCACAGAGCTTCTGTCAAGAAAAGCCCCCCAACCCATTCCCACAGAGTCGTCCCCTGGAGATGGAAAGACTTTTCACACTGTCCTGGGGGTGAGCATCccggcaggaggagaagcagaatcccagcAGAGACCAGAATAGGGACCATGGCTATCCCCTGCAGTTGGACATTCTTGTGCCCCAGGAACCTTGGGGCAGCAAACTCCTCATCTTCAACCTTCATGGGTCCCTGTCTATACAAcgatagggaaaaaaataaataaataaaactgaagggGAAGGGAGCAGCTTAGGTGCTTGggtttcaggaccctgggattatgacctgaaccaaaggaagCAGATTtactgaccgagccactcaggcatccatTTGTTCGGTTTTTGTTTtgcctcttgttgttttttttattttgttttggttttttggccattttttataAGAGGAAATGGAGACCCAGAGAGTGAACTTGACTGAGCACATGAAGCTCCCAATTATCTGGCTAGATTCAAATCGCTCTGCTGACTCCATAATTTATCATAACCCATATTCTTTCCATCCACCACACTGATGACTCTCAGTTTTGTTCTTCAGATGT
This DNA window, taken from Meles meles chromosome 7, mMelMel3.1 paternal haplotype, whole genome shotgun sequence, encodes the following:
- the MMP19 gene encoding LOW QUALITY PROTEIN: matrix metalloproteinase-19 (The sequence of the model RefSeq protein was modified relative to this genomic sequence to represent the inferred CDS: deleted 1 base in 1 codon; substituted 2 bases at 2 genomic stop codons), which gives rise to MDWQWLWLGFLLPMTVSARALGPAGKETAVDYLLQYGYLQKPLERPDDFRPEDIMEALRAFQEASELPISDQLDDATRARMGQPRCGLEDPFNQKTLKYLLLGHWRKKHLTFRILNLPSTLQPHTARAALLQAFQYWSNVAPLTFQEVQAGFADIRLSFHGRQTPYCSNSFDGPGRVLAHADIPELGSVHFDEDELWTERTYWGVNLRIIAAHELGHALGLGHSRYTQALMAPVYAGYRPHFKLHPDDVAGIQALYGKKNPEIDEEEEMELPTVPHVPTEPSPMPDPCSGELDAMMLGPRGKTYAFKGNYVWTVTDSGLGPLFQVSALWEGLPGNLDAAVYSPRTQWIHFFKGDKVWRYINFKMFPGFPKKLNRVEPNLDAALYWPFNQKVFLFKGSGYXQWDELARTDFSHYPKPIKGLFTGAPNQPSAAMSWRDGQVYFFKGKQYWRLNRHLRGEKGYPRDTARHWMHCHPXTTDPTLSGGDATYFFSSGTDNSAIGSTLGSTSSAIGTTLNTDHPPRDPILDISPSATGSPTLSFLGNVTGPEA